CCAATTCTAACGGGAGCATTTTGGATCACCAAGGCTATGTTTATTGTTCCCTAGTACTTATACTCATTCATAAATATTGCCTTGTTGTCTTTTCAAGCCTTGAAGACCAAATGCTGTATGAGAACTCTTATAGATGTAATGGGTAAATCACTGTAATTACTTAACTGAAGTACAGATGCAAATGACAGATGTTATAAATTTTTGTTTTTGCAAAATTGGaatttgtttattttctttgcTCATAACTTCATGATGACAGCAACAGAAGTGGTGTGACCTCCAAACTGAATTATCTTTGTGTGATCGTGCAACCGAGAATACTCCATCATTAATGCCATTATCAAGAGGTCATTTGTGATTAGAGTCAAATCAACCTCCTGAGAATTTCCCCTAATTAGgtctgtttttgtctttttagaATGACGCTATTTATAAAGCTGCTGTGAGTAGCTCGGCTTAGTGGCCCAGCTCGTGTCACAGGCAGCCTCTGATCTTCATGATGAGGACCACTGAGCAGTGATCAATAGAACACAACTGAGGAAAAAGGCACTATGACAGCTTCCTGTGACGAGTGTTCTCCAGTTTAAATGGAATTGAAGGACCCGAAGTTCCTTTCAGCTGAACATTAAACTGAGGGTTTTAGAATTTTTCATGtaaattaaaaagaaaaactggatgtgAAAGTTCTGTTGTAGTATTCATGTTCTCACTTGAATGTGTGAGGCCGAGTACTTTTCTCAGCTGCATTCTCCATTCTCTCCAGGGGGGGCCGCCACAACGTTCTTTCAGCCCACTAGCTTCTGCGCGGTGGTTGCAGGCCAGTGCTGCCACCAGTGTGCACCAGTGGCGTAGGCAGAAATTGTATTTTGGGCGGGCCAGTGCAAAAGTGAGTGGGCCTATAGGTTttcccagaaaaaaaaaaacacttaaataataattaataaagtTAGCTGGCTAAAGGCCGCCAAGAGAGTCTTCCTGTCGGAACCCCTAGCAACCATAGCAACCAATTACATTCCGGAGGCTTCCTACAACTTGCTTAAACAGTTCCATTTTATTTGGAAAACAAattaaacacaccacacaccagtcaacaataaatacatttgaataataaaaataaacaaaaaatgtatttggAGCAAACTTGCCTGGGTGGGCAGGTGAGTAAGGTGGGCGGGCCAGtgcagtgagaaggagagagggaagaggggaggggaggtgtaaAATGGGCTGAGGCTTTGTCGCAGTGTCCTGGGTTTGAATACTGCGTATGTGTATTCTGATGAAACTATGGCACGTGATGTGAATACAGTATATCATATTTCTACCTAGATTTAAAAACCTTTGACTGACATCCTTGCAAAGACTGACTGAAATGAGACGGAGGGGCTTTTCCTTTAAATTCTTACATCACCAAAGTCATCAAGTCCTCTGTACTGTTCTGTACTGAATTATTAAGCAGGCTGTTGTCTCAGTGACAAAGGGTGCGGTTGCCAGGTTTTGTCAAAAACGAATCAAGTTTGTTGTGGTTGTCAGTGGCGATATTCTACTTCAGTACTGTTTAGAAGTGTGTCTACAGTACACCAGAAACATCATCAGGCAACACGACAAAGATGGAAAAGTACAAATGAAAGGTTATATCACCTTTAGAATTACACATTGCTGGTGATAAGAGTTATTGGTGGGTAACTGGAAAGAAACGGAGAGGAGATAAGGAAGAGGGTTTGGTATGAGCTGGTGGGTGGAGTTTGGTATGAGCTGGTGGGTGGAGTTGTGTAACTGCAATCTTTGGAACTTGTTCCTCAAAGTGCTTCCATTAGCACATCCTGTCATGGACTGTATGTTTTGTTGTACTGAGTTTCATTTTCCAGCCCCTGCAGTTTAATTGAGTTTATTTGGATACTAGTCAATTCTACTTGCAACCACCAGATGGCACTGCTAAAGCCTTCTGTTTTAAGATGATACAGACTAGGAAGATATTTCTCGTTCTTGTTTTCAACTCAGACAATGGAATTCACACTCTGAAGCTGTGGATAGGATCAAATTCCATCCTTCTTGCTGTTATGTTGTCGAACAATCGTCTCAGTGAAACGTTTATAACAGTTTATTAATGATTCAGGATTTTGCCATGTTTAGGGAAGTTCCTTTGCCATGCCAAGGGAGGGTCTTTCTAAAATGTAAGTACATTTCAGGATTGATGACGATATTGATCGTAAAACACGTACAATAACATGCTGTGTGGTGTGGACGACCAACCTTGTGCATTAAAGAGTTCATTTGGGCTGTCTAAGGGCCACTCCCTATCATCAGTCTGTTATCAAGTATCTCCCAGAATGCATCCTGTTTCTCCACCCAGCTGAGATGACCCGGTAGTGTCTGAGCCAGAAGCCATTGTGTGTGCACTTCACTGTACACTAAACTAGATATCCGAAAATAGATCTGTCTCTGGTGAACCCAAACCTGAGGGACATTTTACCTTCTGAGAATCTCCACCCAGTAGCCTTTGGAGAGTGCATCACCCAGTAGCCTTTGGAGAGTGCATCACCCAGTAGCCTTTGGAGAGTGCATCACCCAGTAGCCTTTGGAGAGTGCATCACCCATCACCAAAGTAGATACAAAAACAGAGACAAGACACTGTACATACAgctgttgttttagtttttaatTGTCACCTAGTTCCTGTCACTACAAAGTGGTGTCAATGAATCATCCTACTGTACAGATACATTGGTAGAAAGGGTTTTTTTCTGAGAGTAGAATTGCTAGAGACAATACTATATTTGGCAAATTGGACCAGAGCTAGGGTTAGGAAGGAAAGGTATGTGAGGGGACATATGACCAAATGTGCAAATCTCACATTTGGAGGATAAAGTTGGCATTAGGCTTGTGTTGGGTAGGTCTGTGGCCTAATAAAACAACATAAAACGCTGTTTAAACATAGAAAACATCTCTTTATTATCTGAATACGTTTGGGTTGTTGCAGCTGAGTGTTTGCAGAGAGTTCTAAACGTTTTTTTAGGGGGTGGAtgcggggggtggtggtggtggggtgtgggggtggggtttgGGGGTGTTGATGGAAGGGGTGGTTGTGGGGGAGAAGCATAGATTTTCTGGGGTGATGTCATCACTGAGCATGCTCCCTCCTGCAGCATTGCATTCCATTCCTCAGACACTGGAACAACACAGACCCTCTGACCTACCAGCTCCCCCTTACcagtcccccctcctctactccccccctctctcttcctctccctccctccctccctccctccctccctccctccctccctccctcccccctctctctctcttcctttccctctctctccctctctcttcctttccctctctctccctctctctcttcctctcttcctctccctccccctctctcttcctttccctctctctccctctctcttcctttccctctctctccctctctcttcctttccctctctctccctctctcttcctttccctctctcttcctctctctctctctactctttttCACCTCCAGCGCACCTTTGGACTTTGGGTTGTGCCCTGTCTTTTCCACTCTGAAGCTGAATGCCCTTTATGCTTCCTGTGATTTTGTTCCTCCTGTGGTCTTGAACATGGCTTGACTTTGTGGGACAGCAGGCTGCTCAAGGTTACAGTGTACACCAAGCCAAAACGCTGACAGAACAGAGTCAGGGACTCTGAAAGACAGCAGATTTTTTAAAGCAACTGATTCATAACTCCTATAGACATTCCCtcttacaccacacacacacactcccttgctGTAATCCATGTTTCCACATTTTAGATTTTCAACCTTCAAAAAGGATCAAAGCAAACACTTTCATTCAGATAGGGTTATACAAAGAACCCTCTAATCAGACACGCATCTAACATCATCTTCAGCTTGTGTGTTGAGAAATAGAGTAAGGCATTCCCAGACCCGCACTAAGTCCAGACTGAATGAGAGTGATAGAGCAGAGtgggggaagggaagagagaaaagagagaggggaaaagagagagggcactCGATGAGGGAGCTAGGGAAAATCAAACTGACAGAACAAAAAGACAGTgcggtgagaaggagagagagagaaaggggagaggaggtggaaaatatatattttatataccaAACGAAAGGGGAAAAGGTGAGTGCAGTACTTGTGTGCTAACCGCCTTTGCACGTATGTGGCTGAGACTGGGTGACTGCGAGTGTCTACGGCAGAGAGGACATGACTGTGCTTGCGTGTGCGTCTGAGGGACTTTCGTTGGATCGTGTTGTGCTCTTTACCGCATTTCGTAAGAGATTGACCACTCACCTTTTACGGACGGGGAGTGGTGTTGTAGTTCAGCAGGAtagggagacgggggggggggagtgggggggggaaaggagtgGCTTTCTGTGTAGTTGTCTTTTCTGTTGGAGCCTGCCCGCTCAGTGGTGGCTCAGCAGTGACAATAGAGGACTGAAAGCGccgagatacagagagaggagaagaaggaaagggaaagagagaatacCCAGTTTGTGTCTGACTACATTTTTCTCTTCAGGTATGTAATGGGCACACAGCACAAGCTGTTAGACACAGGCCACTCTGAAGAGGGACATACCTTGTTCATTGTGAGTTTGaaaagtgtttctgtgtgtgtgtgtgtgtgttatactgtatgtattttaCTGGGTGTCTATGACATATGTTGTACAACAAAGTCACTACTTCAAGTGTTTTACAATACTTTCGGCCTCAATGTTTGCTCAATCCTAACAATGTCTATTCTACGTGAGAGTTAAGGTTTAGCAATGGCTCTTTTGGAGCCAAGTTCGGTGTGCTTCACCAAAAGAGAATTCCTGTTGTCTTTAGTCACACTGTTTAAGTTGCTCTGTTCAGATTGTGAGCTGTCAACAGTTCACCAAACACCTACTTCTCcaccctttacacacacatttcaacatCAGCTAACACTGAGGCAATAGGCAGGGAACAGGTTGATGTAGCCTTCCCTAAGACGAGTCTGCTATGGGTATGGGTATACATGCAGGAGACTAAATACCACACAGAGCACAGTATACCGTTAGACAGTGAGGATTTCAGCATCAAAGCATTGTCAAACAAGTAACATGACACTGGCCCTGTAACCAAGTCCAACTGGCTAAATACCTCCCACTCACCGCCTTGAATCACTAGCTTTTCAGCGGCTAAAGCGGTGTTGATGATAGGCGATCAGATGCCACGGAGAACTGGCACGATGTGCCCAAATGTGAATTGTCCCAAAAAACGCTGAGCCTCGAGGACAGCCGGTGACTGAGTTGCGTGTGTTCCAGAGCCTGCCATGGCGTCCGCAGCTCCTCAGAAGAGGATGGTCTCCTCCGTCTTCATCACCCTGGCGTCTCCTTACCGAGCCACCGTGATTCAGCAACATCATGCCCGCCAAACCCACGACGCCCTGGCCGGAGACATCCAACACACGGCCGTGCAGGTTCACCCGGGGGGAAGTGACACGCTGACACGCAGGAAGGGGAGCGCTGGCACTGAGGCCCGGGGAGGGAGCGCCCAGAAACAGGTGGAGACTGCTACCCTTCCCAAGGTCAGACTGTCAGTCTCTCCTCGACCCTCAACACCCAGCCTCCCCGACCCTGGCTCTGTCCCTGTCGCTGAAGCTGGTCTAGGGGATGCAGAACCCGGGAAGGACACGCCACGGACGACCTCTGAAGGTAGAGAAGCCTGTAAGAGTTAGGAAAACGTCTCCCTTCTAAAATGTATGAGGGGGAAAACATTGGTAACATCACATCTGATGTGAGGCAGCGAACCTTTCGTGTTTTGACAGTTGGTGGACGCCTGTATCTGCCGTCAACTATCACCACATTTATACCCAGCACAGAATCAATACATTTCCATTTGTGGCTTAAACCTAACTTTGTTCTCTTGTGTCTCTCCTAAAAgagctctctccttcacctcctcctccacctgtgtTTGTGGACACAGACCATTTGACGCAGGGagctccacccctgccccctccacccatACTTGAGCCCTCGCTGACTGCCCCTCTCAACGGCAGGATCCCTGTCCAAACACCCGCTCCAAACAAACAGGTAGGATTATGTGCTCTACAAGTCTGCTGAGATTCTGAAATTTAAAACAGTCTCTGTTATTGTACCACTCGAACCTCATAACACCCCAGTAAGAAAATTGAAAGTAGCTGAACTGATACTGCTGGGAAACAGATTAatgtgttggtaggggggggggggggggggggtgaggggggggggggggcagctgtgtTTTAGATTTTAGAGTCTGTGACACAgcacaaaaacacgtgacttctACAGAAAGATTAGTCAAAGAAAGCAACAGGATGTTATCTAAACTGTTGATCTTCCCTCTGGGGCGCGTCACCCTCCACTCAGCCCTATTATGGTGCGCTTCTGCGCTTTCTggagaaacaaagaaaacacAGGGTAATAAACCTGGAAGACTAGCAGAAGGAACGTTGGGTTCAAGCACACTTTTCCTCTTTTGGTCACAGGGTAATGTATGCATTTGGCTCAGAGCAAAATGTATGATCTTGTGTTTGAGGCCCCTTTCTCCCACCCCCAGCCACCCAATCCTAGAATAGCAGAAAAACAAATGATCAGAAAACTTACAGCAGAAAGGGTCTCATCACGCCTTATGTTTGATAACATCTATCGTCCTGTGATCCCAAGTCAGTTTGTCAAAGTACTGTCGCCACCACAGACAAAAGCGTCATATTTctttgtttgtgtctctcttgCTGCCAGTCGGATGCACACACTGTGGTTTTAACTTCATCACTATTTTACCCTAAGGGAAGAACAGTGAAACCAGATACAAGATCACCAAGTAGGGTGGAGGATCCTAACAATATCCTGGGGGCCCTGGAGGGCCCGCTGGAGCCAGGCATGGAGAGCAGGGGTATGATGCCAGGCTCAGTAGGATCCTACTCTCACGGATGTAATCCTGTATGACTCATCTCTGACTCTTGCTGTGTCTACATTTCAGAGGTGTGCGGCTTCTGCCGGAAGCCTGTGGCTCTCAGTGACCCGGCAATAGATGCCCTGAACCGGACATACCACGACAGCTGCTTCCAATGCAGGCAATGCCGTGTCCCCTTAGCTGGGAAACTGTACTACAACAATGCGGGAATCCCACTGTGTGAAGATTGCTACCAGGTCTGTTCTACTTCAGTAATTAAATGTACTTGTGGTTGTTGATCAAGCACTATCTTATTTTAAAGCAATAGAACAAATCATGGCGCCACAGATTGGCACATATATAATAAATcatgcacacagaaacacacactaagATTACCTATTGATACATTGTACCTTAAAGAatgtgtatagccctttttttacaatccgctctggataagagcgtctgctaaatgactgaatgtacaAGCCATGTCACAGAAGGCTTTGCATACGCCCATAGCACTGCACCTATACCAACCCAGTGAAGGGTATAAGcatttgatatatatatattcattaaTGTATAAAGGATTACCTAATTTATCTAATCTTCCGTGTCTGTATCAGGCCAGCTTGGAGCTCTGCTGGGTGTGTGGCGAAGTCATCAAAGACCACGTGATTCGTGCTCTAGAGCGAGCCTACCATCCGGCCTGTTTCACATGTGCAACATGCAGTCAACCCATCGGAGAGCAGAGATTTGCCCAGGGAGAGGTTGGCGAAGTCTACTGCCTTCAAGACTATTACAGGTAAAGGCAGGCTCGTGTAAATCACACGAGATGTTGTGACATCACGTTTGGGCCTAACTAAGACAAAGAGTCGTTCTGAAGTAGTACTTTGTTCTTTCTCTGCCCTGCCACGCAGGAAATATGCTCCCGAGTGTAGTGCGTGCCAGCAGCTGATCATTCCCCGGGAAGACGGCACGGACAGTTACACGGTGGAGTGTCTGGGACGGTCCTTCCATGAGGACTGCTATCGCTGCGAGGTAATCCCACCGATCCGTTAGACACACCGATGTGACAGGACACAGATTCCAACgcctctgtgtgcgtgcgtgagagcGTGACGTACTGCCACCTGAATGCTTTTTTCTAGagacttgtttttttttgtgcacGTTATGAATAATATATCTAGTAATTATTTTTTTCCAAGCATTTCTTTGCGCTTCTTTGAGAAGGACAGTGAGGAACCATGGATAGCCTGCGATTTATCATGTTGTTCCTGGCTGTGTCCATGAAATAAAAATTCTTCTTTGGCTCTCCTCAGGTCTGCATCACCCAGCTCTCCCCAGAGCCAAACGACCACGGCTGCTATCCGCTGGACGGGAGAGTGCTCTGTAAATCCTGTCACCTCACCCTGGTTCAGTCTGGTCCTCTCTAGGACTGGGGTGATCCACACGACATGACAGACATGCCTCTGGGACGGAGTCGACGGAAAAGCTTAAGGAGCAACACCCGTGGGGCAGGATTCCTGAGAACAAACGGAAAAAATAACAGCCGTTGGCATCATTGACAACTGGACTTTGAATGTGTCCTTTGTGACAACATGCTTTTTAAACAATTTTATATATGATTTTTTACATTGGCAAAAGTTAACAGTGGCTTTTGTACTTTTTGATTAATTTGCACTCTTTGTTAACACTTTTGAAATGCACCAAAGATATTTATATTCAACAACGTAAATCAATTGTTTTCTGGTATGCATTCCATGAAGATAATGTAGTGCTGTAAGTTCTTTCCCCTTATATCCTTTCATACAAAAATCCACTAATATATTAAATTTGTCTTTTGATACTTTAAATTTGACATTAATGACCATGGGGTATGTAATGCCAATGTAAGCATGCTGTGTGTATGCTACATATGATCTTCAATAAAGAGAGGTCATTTTGGCCATATTTTACATGGCTATATTGTAGCTAATATTGGAATCCAAACGTTATTATTTATAGAGGACAGATACTGTACCGAATAAGTATAAATATCATGAGTGAATGTGACGTTATAGTAAGCCTACATTTCGAACCAAAACATCAGTTGTAAGTctaacatataggcctacatatttGATCTGACGTTTCAATCTAAGGCAATATTAATCCATCAAAATATGTTTATGTAGCCTAGGCTATATATTTTGTGAACAAATAAGCCCTATTGTAGAAAGTAGCCTATCGCCTATATAAAATCAAAATAATTCGTCTATTCAATTGTACAAATACATATTcatatagggtatttcacataATTTGAATAATAATTTGACTAGTGGGCTAATTTAATACTGTCACAAAGATTTATGAAAGACACATCGTGCTGTCGCATGATCACATGAGCGCGCAAGTCATGAGAAACCGAGCCATTAGGGAAACGCGCAGCTCGCGCCCGGTCTATGGAGAACTGCACACATTCGGAGGGATTGGGACAGCGCTAGGCCAAGATCATTTTCAGACAGAATCGGTCGTCGCTCATTTTGTGAGGCGGACTTCCCGACCGGCGGGGATTAAAACGTGCGAGAGCATATGTGTATGAAGGGGGAACATAACAAACAGGATGGTTCGGGAAACCAGACACCTTTGGGTGGGAAATTTACCCGAACATGTTCGAGAGGAGAAAATTGTCGAACATTTTAAACGGTAGGTTACGCAAGAGGGATATGGAGAGGCAGCGCGCGCTCTTCTCAAcactggttagctagctagccaactagTGCTAGCCATGACTAACACCGTGCGGCCTGTCGTGTAGGACTATTGCTGGATTTACCCGTGTGATTACTCACCAGGAATTATATATTGACAGTTGGGTACATCACTCACAACTCAAACATAAACAAaaactagctacctagctagttTGATGAAACGCGTTGTAGCGCAGTGGCCAGTGAGCCAACATTAGCAAGCTACCATTTTGTCGTTGCCTACTACGCTTGCCAGCTAGCTCATCAAGATCAGGATCCGACTATTGCCTGGATTGTAAATATTAGGTATATCAAACGCCAACTACCCATTATTTCAGAGTAGTTAGCGAAGTTATTACGTTAACATGTTGGACTAATCCTCTCAATAAGGTTATACATAATTATTAACGAAAACATTATGAGTTATTAGTGCTACTATTCAATGTACAAACACGAGCCAGCAATTCTTTCCAGCATTAAAACCGAGCCCAGAGACACCAGCTAGCTTGTTACTACTAGTAGTACCACCACTGTAGCAGTCCTGTTAGCAAGCAAGCTAATCGGTTTAAAATATGCTTGCACACAGTCCTCTATTTTTTGTCACAATTTCATTCGTTTTAGTTGGGTTCTTCAACAAAGTATACGTTAAaagaatattttttgtttttgaatCCACAAGGAACTATCATTCGTAGCCATCGTCGGGCTAGCTAACTTGATTGCCAGCGAGAGTAGAAAACTATGCGTACTATTTCGTGAAATGGTCGTTTGTCTTATCAAATAATTAGAGGAGTCATTTGGCTGGTGACTTGTTACGTAGTCATAGATTTATGTTTATTTCGTGCCCACTGCCAAACGTATCCTAAATCATGCTTGACGTACCATACGTGCTACGATTCTACTAATGCGTAGCGCATGCAGTGGGTCTTTACGATTTGCAAAACACACAAAGTTGCAAAATACAATTAGTAGACTGCACCAACGAACTGCAGCATCATTAGTTAATAACCCTAACATAAGCGGAAGCATACTAAAGCCTCGGGGTTTGGCGAGTTTTTGCAACTGTTGCTGAAACTACAGGGCTGTTGAATGACACAAAATGCCTTAGGACAATCGTAGA
The window above is part of the Osmerus mordax isolate fOsmMor3 chromosome 1, fOsmMor3.pri, whole genome shotgun sequence genome. Proteins encoded here:
- the fblim1 gene encoding filamin-binding LIM protein 1; translation: MASAAPQKRMVSSVFITLASPYRATVIQQHHARQTHDALAGDIQHTAVQVHPGGSDTLTRRKGSAGTEARGGSAQKQVETATLPKVRLSVSPRPSTPSLPDPGSVPVAEAGLGDAEPGKDTPRTTSEELSPSPPPPPVFVDTDHLTQGAPPLPPPPILEPSLTAPLNGRIPVQTPAPNKQGRTVKPDTRSPSRVEDPNNILGALEGPLEPGMESREVCGFCRKPVALSDPAIDALNRTYHDSCFQCRQCRVPLAGKLYYNNAGIPLCEDCYQASLELCWVCGEVIKDHVIRALERAYHPACFTCATCSQPIGEQRFAQGEVGEVYCLQDYYRKYAPECSACQQLIIPREDGTDSYTVECLGRSFHEDCYRCEVCITQLSPEPNDHGCYPLDGRVLCKSCHLTLVQSGPL